In Polaribacter sp. L3A8, a genomic segment contains:
- a CDS encoding cytochrome c oxidase subunit I: MSDHHHKETFVTKYIFTQDHKMISKQFLVTGMFMGIIGVLMSMLFRIQIAWPEQSFSIVEAFLGHHQTDGIMDPDMYLALVTIHGTIMVFFVLTAGLSGTFSNLLIPLQIGARDMASGFLNMVSYWLFFLSSVIMVISLFVEAGPASAGWTIYPPLSALPQAIPGSGMGMTLWLVSIAIFIASSLIGSLNYIVTVFNLRTKGMTMTRMPLTIWAFFITAVIGVVSFPVLLSAALLLIFDRSFGTSFYLSDIFISGEVLHYQGGSPVLFEHLFWFLGHPEVYIVILPAMGIVSEILAINSRKPIFGYRAMIGSIIAIAFLSTIVWGHHMFISGMNPFLGSVFTFTTLLIAIPSAVKSFNWITTLWKGNLQLNPAMLFSIGLVSTFITGGLTGIVLGDSALDINIHDTYFVIAHFHLVMGVSAIFGMFAGVYHWFPKMYGRMMNKTLGYWHFWLSIICAYGVFWPMHFIGLAGLPRRYYTNTNFPMFDDLSDINIVITLFALVGGFAQIFFIANFFISIYRGKVATQNPWNANTLEWTTPVEHVHGNWPGKLPEVHRWAYDYSKRVDAQDDDSDYLHGQDFVLQTTPLLDGEEES, translated from the coding sequence ATGTCAGATCATCATCATAAAGAAACATTTGTAACAAAATATATTTTTACTCAAGATCATAAAATGATTTCTAAGCAGTTCCTAGTAACTGGTATGTTTATGGGAATCATTGGTGTATTAATGTCTATGTTATTTCGTATACAAATAGCATGGCCAGAGCAATCGTTTTCTATTGTAGAAGCGTTTTTGGGACACCACCAAACGGATGGAATCATGGATCCAGATATGTACTTAGCATTGGTAACAATACACGGTACAATTATGGTTTTCTTTGTATTAACAGCAGGTTTAAGTGGTACGTTTTCTAACCTATTAATACCATTGCAAATTGGAGCTAGAGATATGGCTTCTGGTTTCTTAAATATGGTTTCATACTGGTTATTCTTTTTATCGAGTGTAATTATGGTGATTTCTTTATTTGTTGAAGCAGGACCAGCATCTGCTGGATGGACAATTTACCCTCCATTAAGTGCATTACCACAAGCAATTCCAGGTTCTGGAATGGGTATGACTTTATGGCTAGTTTCTATTGCTATCTTTATTGCTTCTTCTTTAATTGGATCTTTAAACTATATTGTTACTGTATTCAATTTAAGAACAAAAGGAATGACAATGACAAGAATGCCTTTAACAATTTGGGCTTTCTTTATTACAGCAGTTATTGGTGTAGTTTCTTTCCCTGTTTTATTATCTGCAGCATTATTATTAATTTTTGATAGAAGTTTTGGAACTTCATTTTACTTATCTGATATCTTTATATCTGGAGAAGTTTTACATTATCAAGGAGGATCACCGGTGTTATTTGAACACTTATTTTGGTTCTTAGGTCACCCAGAGGTATATATTGTAATTTTACCTGCAATGGGTATTGTATCAGAAATTTTAGCAATAAATTCTCGTAAACCTATTTTTGGTTACCGTGCAATGATTGGTTCTATTATAGCAATTGCATTTTTATCTACAATTGTTTGGGGACACCATATGTTTATTTCAGGAATGAATCCTTTCTTAGGTTCTGTATTTACATTTACAACATTATTAATTGCAATACCATCTGCAGTAAAATCTTTTAACTGGATTACTACTTTGTGGAAAGGGAACTTACAGTTAAACCCAGCAATGTTATTTTCTATTGGATTAGTTTCTACCTTTATTACAGGTGGTTTAACTGGTATTGTTTTAGGAGATTCTGCCTTAGATATTAATATTCATGATACGTATTTTGTTATTGCGCATTTCCACTTAGTAATGGGTGTTTCTGCTATATTTGGTATGTTTGCTGGTGTGTATCACTGGTTTCCTAAAATGTATGGTAGAATGATGAATAAAACATTAGGTTACTGGCACTTCTGGTTAAGTATTATTTGTGCTTATGGAGTATTCTGGCCAATGCACTTTATCGGTTTAGCTGGTTTACCAAGAAGATATTATACAAATACTAACTTTCCAATGTTTGATGATTTATCTGATATAAACATTGTAATTACATTATTTGCTTTAGTTGGTGGTTTTGCTCAAATATTCTTTATTGCAAACTTCTTTATATCTATTTACAGAGGTAAAGTAGCAACTCAAAATCCTTGGAATGCTAATACATTAGAATGGACTACTCCAGTTGAACATGTACATGGTAACTGGCCAGGTAAATTACCTGAGGTTCATAGATGGGCATATGATTACAGTAAAAGAGTAGATGCTCAAGATGATGATTCTGATTACTTACACGGACAAGATTTTGTTTTACAAACAACACCTTTATTAGACGGAGAAGAGGAATCTTAG
- a CDS encoding DUF3341 domain-containing protein: protein MESSKVIHAFYNDDEVLMDAVKAVKAEHLHIEEVFCPFPVHGLDKAMGLAPTRLAITAFFYGITGLAFAIWMTNYMMIQDWPQDIGGKPNFSWWTNMPAFVPIMFELTVFFAAHLMVITFYMRSRIWPFKEAENPDPRTTDDHFLMEIPVNNNEAKITALLAKTGAVEINVVDKH, encoded by the coding sequence ATGGAATCATCAAAAGTTATTCACGCATTTTATAATGATGACGAAGTTCTAATGGACGCAGTGAAAGCTGTTAAAGCAGAACATCTTCATATAGAGGAAGTATTTTGTCCTTTTCCAGTACATGGTTTAGACAAAGCAATGGGATTAGCTCCTACAAGATTGGCAATTACTGCATTTTTCTACGGAATTACAGGATTAGCTTTTGCTATCTGGATGACTAATTACATGATGATACAAGATTGGCCACAAGACATTGGTGGAAAGCCTAACTTTTCTTGGTGGACTAACATGCCAGCATTTGTGCCAATTATGTTTGAATTAACAGTGTTTTTTGCAGCCCACTTAATGGTAATTACTTTTTATATGAGAAGTAGAATATGGCCATTTAAAGAAGCAGAAAACCCAGACCCAAGAACTACAGATGATCATTTTTTAATGGAAATACCTGTAAACAATAATGAAGCTAAAATTACCGCTTTATTAGCAAAAACAGGAGCTGTAGAAATTAATGTAGTAGACAAGCACTAA
- a CDS encoding cytochrome c oxidase subunit II, which produces MLALFYIFIAVAIGVSFWQITRIMNLRSVIATDKDNATQGRNAIYFMVFLYAMMIYCLIFMNVVMLPESASFEGEHDDNLFDITFWLIGIVQFLMQFILFYFTFKYKGEKGKKAKFYSDSHKLEAIWTITPAVVLVVLIGYGLWQWNNVMDLSDLEDPVVIEVYSQQFRWDARYAGEDNTLGLGNVNYIKGINTLGVDMTDKNSLDDKQVTELYLPKGRKIHFKFRSQDVLHSAYMPHFRAQMNCVPGMVTQFGFTPKYTTEEMRQQPEVIEKTAGINKIRKAKGEDPYVFDYLLLCNKICGASHYNMQMKITVVEPEEYDKWIAEQPTLASVIK; this is translated from the coding sequence ATGCTAGCTCTATTTTATATTTTTATAGCTGTTGCAATCGGTGTAAGTTTCTGGCAGATTACCAGAATAATGAACTTAAGAAGCGTAATTGCTACTGATAAAGACAATGCTACCCAAGGTAGAAATGCCATATACTTTATGGTGTTTTTATATGCAATGATGATTTATTGTTTAATCTTCATGAATGTTGTGATGTTACCAGAATCTGCTTCTTTTGAAGGAGAACATGATGATAACCTTTTTGATATTACATTTTGGTTAATCGGTATCGTACAATTTTTAATGCAGTTTATACTTTTCTACTTTACTTTTAAATACAAAGGTGAAAAAGGTAAGAAAGCAAAATTTTATTCTGATAGTCATAAATTAGAAGCTATTTGGACGATAACTCCAGCGGTAGTTTTAGTGGTTTTAATCGGTTACGGATTATGGCAATGGAATAATGTTATGGACTTATCTGATTTAGAAGATCCTGTTGTTATAGAAGTGTATTCTCAACAATTTAGATGGGATGCTCGTTATGCAGGAGAAGACAATACACTTGGTTTAGGTAACGTAAATTACATTAAAGGTATTAACACTTTGGGTGTTGATATGACAGATAAAAATTCATTAGACGATAAACAAGTTACTGAATTGTATTTGCCAAAAGGTAGAAAAATTCATTTCAAGTTCCGTTCTCAAGATGTTTTGCATTCTGCATACATGCCTCACTTTAGAGCACAAATGAATTGTGTTCCTGGTATGGTTACTCAATTTGGTTTTACACCAAAGTATACTACCGAAGAAATGAGACAACAACCTGAAGTAATTGAAAAAACGGCAGGTATCAATAAAATTAGAAAGGCAAAAGGAGAAGATCCTTATGTATTTGACTACCTTTTATTGTGTAATAAAATTTGTGGAGCTTCTCACTATAACATGCAAATGAAAATTACTGTTGTAGAGCCAGAAGAATACGACAAATGGATTGCAGAGCAACCAACATTAGCTTCAGTTATTAAATAA
- a CDS encoding LysE family translocator translates to MDIYDFKNAFLIGFFMAFMIGPVFFMLIQISILKGARAAISFDIGVVLGDITFILIAYYGSRSLLEKIKDDPRLYFVGGLVLIVYGLITYFDKQNKKEALEHTKTIEVPVKSNYIKLFFKGYFLNFINIGVLAFWLGTVLVIGPTLDMNPNSIFWYFATVILGYAVTDLGKILLAKQLKNKMTPLVIYRMKRIMGIILFVCGIFLILKGFIPNDKINELIN, encoded by the coding sequence ATGGATATTTACGACTTTAAAAATGCATTCTTAATAGGTTTTTTTATGGCTTTTATGATAGGACCTGTATTCTTTATGCTAATTCAAATTAGTATTTTAAAAGGTGCTAGAGCTGCTATTTCATTTGATATTGGAGTTGTCTTAGGTGATATTACTTTTATATTAATAGCTTATTACGGAAGTAGGTCTTTATTAGAGAAAATAAAAGATGATCCTAGACTTTATTTTGTTGGTGGTTTGGTCTTAATCGTCTACGGATTGATTACATACTTTGATAAACAAAACAAAAAAGAAGCCTTAGAACATACTAAAACTATTGAAGTTCCTGTTAAGAGTAATTATATAAAATTGTTTTTTAAAGGGTACTTTTTAAACTTTATCAATATTGGTGTTTTGGCATTTTGGTTAGGAACCGTTTTAGTTATTGGTCCTACTTTAGATATGAATCCTAATAGTATTTTTTGGTACTTTGCAACGGTAATTCTTGGTTATGCAGTAACAGATTTAGGCAAGATACTTTTAGCCAAACAGCTAAAAAACAAAATGACTCCTTTGGTTATCTATAGAATGAAAAGAATAATGGGAATTATACTTTTTGTTTGTGGAATTTTTCTAATTCTAAAAGGTTTTATTCCTAATGATAAAATAAATGAACTTATAAACTAA
- a CDS encoding ferredoxin--NADP reductase: MSTFHKVNIQEVIRETADAVSLVFKIPGNLKAKFAFHSGQYLTLKKTINGKEVRRAYSICSSPSDSYLKVAVKAVENGTFSTYANTELKEGNFIEISEPEGKFILEPKANKNYIAFAAGSGITPILSMIKDVLENETSSTFTLIYGNKTAEDTIFKSELDALKEANSDRFNLHYICSREQQEGSLFGRIDKAHTNFYINNSYKGTTFDSAYLCGPESMINEVSATLLERGFAKENIHLELFTVSIDKEAVSEIKEGDSEVIVLLDDEETTFIMKQTDNILSASLRNNLDAPYSCQGGVCSSCMCKVTEGKAIMVKNSILTDSEIEEGLVLACQAYPTTSKIKIDFDDV; encoded by the coding sequence ATGTCAACATTTCACAAAGTAAACATACAAGAAGTGATAAGAGAAACCGCAGATGCGGTTTCTCTTGTGTTTAAAATACCCGGTAATTTAAAGGCAAAATTTGCTTTTCATTCTGGGCAATACTTAACACTTAAAAAAACAATTAACGGTAAAGAAGTTAGAAGAGCGTATTCTATCTGTTCATCGCCAAGTGATAGTTATTTAAAAGTAGCTGTAAAAGCAGTTGAGAATGGTACTTTTTCTACATATGCTAACACTGAATTAAAAGAAGGGAATTTCATAGAGATTTCTGAACCAGAAGGGAAGTTTATTTTAGAACCTAAAGCTAATAAAAATTACATTGCTTTTGCAGCTGGTTCTGGTATTACACCAATTCTTTCTATGATAAAAGATGTATTAGAGAACGAAACTTCGTCTACTTTTACTTTAATCTACGGAAACAAGACCGCAGAAGATACAATCTTTAAAAGCGAATTAGATGCTTTAAAGGAAGCAAATTCCGATCGTTTTAACCTACACTACATTTGTAGTAGAGAACAACAAGAAGGTTCTTTATTTGGTAGAATAGACAAAGCACACACTAATTTTTACATAAATAACAGTTACAAGGGCACCACATTTGATTCGGCTTATTTATGCGGACCAGAGTCTATGATAAATGAAGTTTCGGCAACGCTTTTAGAGCGTGGTTTTGCAAAAGAAAATATTCATTTAGAATTGTTTACGGTTTCTATTGATAAGGAAGCAGTATCTGAAATTAAAGAAGGGGATTCTGAAGTAATTGTTTTATTAGATGACGAGGAAACTACATTTATAATGAAACAGACTGATAATATTTTATCTGCTAGTTTACGTAACAATTTAGATGCACCTTATTCTTGCCAAGGTGGCGTTTGTAGTTCTTGTATGTGTAAAGTTACAGAAGGAAAAGCCATAATGGTTAAGAACTCAATTTTAACGGATAGTGAAATTGAAGAAGGATTGGTTTTAGCTTGCCAAGCATATCCTACAACTTCCAAAATAAAGATAGATTTTGATGATGTTTAA
- a CDS encoding aspartate-semialdehyde dehydrogenase, with amino-acid sequence MKIAVVGATGMVGTVMLKVLEERNLPITELIPVASERSAGKKLTYKGKEYTIVTLADAVKMKPDVALFSAGGDTSVEWAPKFAEVGTTVIDNSSAWRMDPTKKLVVPEINGDVLTKDDKIIANPNCSTIQLVAVLSPLHLKYKMKRVVISTYQSVSGSGVKAVQQLDNEEAGIDGEMAYPHKIGRNAIPHCDVFLENGYTKEEMKLVKEPKKILRDDSFSVTATAVRIPTAGGHSEAVNVQFENAFDLAEVRKILSETPGVIVEDDLANNVYPMAINAHDKDEVFVGRIRRDESQENTLNLWIVADNLRKGAATNTIQIAEYLIENNLV; translated from the coding sequence ATGAAAATAGCTGTAGTTGGTGCAACTGGAATGGTGGGCACAGTAATGTTGAAAGTTTTAGAAGAACGTAATTTACCAATAACGGAATTGATTCCTGTAGCATCTGAAAGATCTGCTGGAAAAAAATTAACCTATAAAGGAAAAGAATATACCATAGTAACCTTAGCAGATGCCGTAAAAATGAAGCCAGATGTTGCTTTATTTTCTGCCGGTGGAGATACTTCTGTAGAATGGGCACCTAAATTTGCTGAAGTTGGTACAACAGTTATTGATAATTCTTCTGCTTGGAGAATGGACCCAACTAAGAAATTAGTGGTACCAGAAATTAATGGAGATGTTTTAACTAAGGATGATAAAATTATTGCGAACCCAAATTGTTCTACAATACAGTTAGTTGCAGTATTGTCTCCTTTACATTTAAAATATAAAATGAAACGTGTAGTTATTTCTACGTATCAATCTGTTTCTGGTTCTGGTGTTAAAGCGGTACAGCAACTAGATAATGAAGAGGCTGGTATTGATGGAGAAATGGCATATCCGCATAAAATTGGTAGAAATGCAATTCCTCATTGTGATGTTTTCTTAGAAAATGGATACACAAAAGAAGAAATGAAATTAGTTAAAGAACCAAAAAAGATTTTACGTGATGATTCTTTTTCTGTAACGGCAACTGCTGTTAGAATACCTACCGCTGGTGGACATTCTGAAGCTGTAAATGTACAGTTTGAAAATGCATTTGACTTGGCAGAAGTTAGAAAAATATTAAGTGAAACTCCTGGTGTTATTGTAGAAGATGATTTGGCTAACAACGTTTATCCGATGGCAATAAATGCACATGATAAAGATGAAGTATTTGTTGGACGAATTAGAAGGGATGAATCTCAAGAAAATACCTTAAATTTGTGGATTGTTGCAGATAACCTTAGAAAAGGAGCAGCAACTAACACAATACAAATTGCCGAATATTTAATAGAAAATAATTTGGTGTAA
- a CDS encoding quinol:cytochrome C oxidoreductase: MYQFSGKLKTFSLALIIVGLVGIAYGFYSAPKTVEEAKEIIAQQASHGDSHATSHEVAKTDEHKDESHSAKEGHHEVVKDAHATADTHGEHHDDAHAEHVLHQLKNKPWSALYVSLFFFLGITLLVLTFYAIQRVAQAGWSIVLFRVMEAITANLVPTSIVMVLVVISAVMHWNHMFPWMGEGIFDPTSPNYDPIIDGKSWWINVPGWAIRSIIYLAIWNAYRWFIRRNSIKEDTVDDNNKTYKLSYNVSVGYIFLFMITETLMSWDWIMGLDPHWFSTLFAWYVLASLLVSALTVIAFVTIYLRSKGALPAVNDSHIHDLAKYMFGFSVFWTYLWFAQFMLIWYADIPEETTYFAMRFNEYNLPFLAMVVMNFVFPILLLLNSDFKSIPWFVVIGGIVILAGHYIDIFVMVMPATVGAQWSFGIPEISSLLFFLGVFIYATFNAFAKANPIPVKNPFLGESEHYHYYNIEHRGEGSGDHH; this comes from the coding sequence ATGTATCAATTCTCAGGTAAATTAAAAACATTCTCATTAGCACTAATTATTGTTGGTTTAGTGGGAATTGCTTATGGTTTTTATTCAGCACCTAAAACGGTTGAAGAAGCTAAAGAAATTATTGCTCAACAAGCTAGTCATGGTGATAGTCATGCAACTTCTCATGAAGTAGCTAAAACAGATGAGCATAAAGATGAAAGTCATTCTGCAAAAGAAGGACATCATGAAGTTGTAAAAGATGCTCACGCTACAGCAGACACTCATGGAGAACACCATGATGATGCACATGCAGAACATGTTTTACATCAATTAAAAAATAAACCTTGGTCAGCTTTATACGTATCGTTATTCTTCTTTTTAGGAATTACTTTATTAGTATTAACTTTTTATGCTATTCAAAGAGTTGCTCAAGCAGGTTGGTCTATTGTTCTTTTTAGAGTTATGGAAGCAATAACAGCTAATTTAGTACCAACATCTATTGTAATGGTTTTGGTTGTAATTTCAGCTGTGATGCATTGGAATCATATGTTCCCTTGGATGGGAGAAGGTATTTTCGATCCAACAAGTCCTAACTACGATCCTATAATTGATGGTAAATCTTGGTGGATTAATGTTCCAGGTTGGGCTATTAGAAGTATTATCTATTTAGCTATATGGAATGCGTACAGATGGTTTATCCGTAGAAATTCTATTAAAGAAGATACAGTTGATGACAATAACAAAACATATAAGTTAAGTTATAATGTTTCTGTTGGTTACATTTTCTTATTTATGATTACAGAAACTTTAATGTCTTGGGATTGGATTATGGGTCTTGATCCTCACTGGTTCTCTACATTATTTGCATGGTATGTATTAGCAAGTTTACTTGTAAGTGCATTAACTGTAATTGCTTTTGTAACAATTTATTTACGTTCTAAAGGTGCTTTGCCAGCTGTAAATGATAGTCATATTCATGATTTAGCTAAATATATGTTTGGTTTTTCTGTATTCTGGACTTATTTATGGTTCGCTCAGTTTATGTTAATTTGGTATGCAGATATTCCTGAAGAAACCACTTACTTTGCAATGAGGTTTAATGAATACAATTTACCATTTTTAGCAATGGTTGTTATGAATTTTGTTTTTCCAATATTGTTATTATTAAATAGTGATTTTAAAAGTATTCCTTGGTTTGTGGTTATTGGAGGTATCGTTATCCTTGCCGGACATTATATTGATATCTTTGTAATGGTTATGCCAGCAACTGTTGGTGCTCAATGGTCATTTGGTATTCCAGAAATTAGTTCATTATTGTTCTTTTTAGGAGTCTTTATTTATGCTACTTTTAATGCATTTGCTAAAGCAAATCCTATACCAGTAAAGAATCCTTTCTTAGGTGAAAGTGAACATTATCATTATTATAATATTGAACACAGAGGTGAAGGTTCAGGAGATCATCATTAA
- a CDS encoding c-type cytochrome: protein MKNFKLIIALVTLTSIISCNDKRTRQLQYMPDMYVSVPYDVNGANGLNGEPVNSKPVAGTIPRGGHPSYDIPDTNEGYELAKTTRTNPLEANEANLTNGKAMYDIYCISCHGKNGDGNGVLSQRDKFSGIPNYKDRDITAGSIYHVIMHGKNLMGSHASQTTYTERWQIVQYVEKLRSEL, encoded by the coding sequence ATGAAGAATTTTAAATTAATTATCGCTTTAGTTACTCTTACAAGTATCATTTCTTGTAATGATAAACGTACGCGTCAATTGCAATATATGCCAGATATGTATGTGTCTGTTCCTTATGATGTAAATGGAGCAAATGGTTTAAATGGAGAACCTGTGAACTCTAAACCTGTTGCAGGTACAATACCAAGAGGAGGACATCCTTCTTATGACATTCCTGACACAAATGAAGGGTATGAATTGGCTAAAACGACAAGAACGAATCCGTTAGAAGCAAATGAAGCGAATTTAACGAACGGAAAAGCGATGTATGATATTTACTGCATATCTTGTCATGGAAAAAATGGTGACGGAAATGGAGTTCTATCTCAAAGGGATAAATTTTCTGGTATTCCTAACTATAAAGATAGAGATATTACCGCAGGTAGTATTTACCATGTAATTATGCACGGTAAAAACTTAATGGGGTCACATGCATCTCAAACAACGTATACAGAGCGTTGGCAGATAGTACAATACGTAGAAAAATTACGTTCAGAATTATAA